The nucleotide window GCCGCCGCGAGGCGATGCTCGAGGAGATCAAGGAAGACCTGGGCCGCCAGGGCGTGCAGTGGGGCGAGTACGAGGCCTTCATGCAGGAGCAGGGCAAGCTCGACGAATTCATGGCCGATCTGGCCAAGAACGCCGAGACCCGCGTCCGGCGCGACCTGGCCCTCGAGCAGCTTGCCGAGGACCTGAACGTGCAGGTGTCCGACCTCGAGTTCAACCAGACCATGAGCGCGCTGGCCCAGGCCAATAACCTGACCCCCGAGCAGCTCTCCTCGCAGCTCGGCCCCAACGGCCTGAACTCGTACTACATCAGCCTGATGCGCGAGAAGGGCCTCCAGCAGGCCATCTCCTCGCTCGGCGGCGAGCAGGCCACCGAGAAGCAGCCCGAGCAGAAGGACGAGCAGACCGAAGGTGAAAGTGAAGCTCCTGCCGAAGAGCAGAGCACCGCGCACCCCGAAAACCAGCCGGCCGGCGAGTAAGACCGCCGCTCCGGGGGCCTGACCCCCGTACCCAGGGACACGCTGACGCGGCGTGTCCCTGTTTTGTGGCTTGGTCCTCTCTATTGCACCGGGTTCAGACCGCCGTAAATTGTTTGAACGGGCGTTCAAAGAATGCTACGGTCTGGAGCGTGACTGCGCCCGGCCCCGCCCCCGTTTCCTCCGCGCCCGCTGTGGGCATCCTGGCCGTTGGGGGGTACGCCCCCGCGCAGGTGGTCCCGAACGCCCACTACGCCGCGCGGCTGGAGACCACCGACGAGTGGATCCGTAGCCGCAGCGGCATCCGCGAGCGCCGCCACGCCGCGCCCGAAGAGACGGCGAGTGTGCTGGGCGGCCGGGCTGTGGGGGACCTCCTGACCCGCTTTCCCGGCGCGCTGGAAGGCGTGGACCTCGTGATCTGCGCGACGAGCAGTCCCGATGCCATGTTTCCCTCGACGGCCGCATTGATCGCGGGCGCGGCGGGCCTGCGGGGCGCGGCGGCCTTCGACGTGAGCGTGGCGTGCAGCGGGTTCGTGTACGCCCTGAGCGTGGCGCACGCCATGGTCGTGGCCGGCACCGCCCGGCGCGCGCTGGTGGTCGGTGCCGAGGTCATGAGCCGCGTGGTGGACCAGGACGACCGCAGCACCGCGATCCTGTTCGGGGACGGTGCGGGGGCGGTCGTGGTCGGACCGGTACCGGTGGGCTACGGCGTGCAGGCCTTCGCGCTGGGGGCCGACAGCAACGGCGGCCCCAGCCTGTTCCTGCGCGGCGCGGCCGACACCTTGCCGGGCGGCACGGCGATGGGGCCGCACCTCACCCAGAACGGCCGGGAGGTCTTCAAGTTCGCGGTGAGGATCATGGGCGACATGACCGAAGAGGTGACCCGCCGCGCGGGCCTGGCGGTGAGCGACATCGACGTGTTCGTGCCGCACCAGGCCAACGTGCGCATCATCGAATCGGCGCTGGAGCGCTTCGGGCTGCCGCTGGAGCGCGCAGTAGTCAATCTCGACCGCTACGGCAACACGAGCGCGGCGAGCATTCCCCTCGCGCTGGCCGAGGCGCAGGCGCAGGGCCGGATGAAGGACGGGGCCCAGGTGGTCCTCGCGGGGTTCGGCGGGGGGCTGAGCTGGGGCGCGGCGGCGCTGCGCTGGTGGGACGGCGGGCGGCGTGGGGGCCACACCGGGGAGTGAGCGCTGGTTCGCGCTTTTGCGCGTTTCGTCGCCCGCGTCCCCGTTTCTCTGAACAGCCGTTCGGAGAATGGTAGCCTGCGAACCGTGAAAGCAATTGGCATCGTGGCCATGGGAATATACGTGCCGCCGAAGGTCGTCACCAACGCCGACTTCGAGGCCCGCATGGACACCAACGCCGAGTGGATCGAGTCGCGCACCGGCATCCGGGAGCGGCGGCACGCCGAGCCGGGGGTCTATACCTCGGACATCGGGGTGGGGGCCGTGCGCGACCTGCTGCGCCGCGACCCCGACGCTCTCAAGGACGTGGATACGGTCATCTGCGCGACTGCGACCCCAGACGCCCTGTTTCCCAGCACGGCGGCGCTCGTCGCCGGTCAGGTGGGGCTGACGGGCGCGGGGGCCTTCGACCTCCTCGCGGCGTGCAGCGGCTTCGTGTACGGTCTGAGCATGGCGCAGGGCCTGATCCTGGCCGGCACCGCGCGGCGGGTGCTGGTCATCGGGGCGGAGGTGCTGACCACCATCGTGGATCAGGAGGACCGCAACACCGCGATCCTGTTCGGCGACGGCGGCGGCTGCGCGGTCGTGGGCGAGGTGCCGGACGGGTACGGTTTCCAGGATTTCGTGCTGGGCGCCGACAGCGCGGGCGGGCCCGCCCTGTACCAGCGCTGCATCGCGCCCACGCTGCCGGGCGGCGCGCCGATGGGCGAGAAGGCGGGCATGAACGGCCGCGAGGTCTTCAAGTTCGCGGTGCGGGTGCTGGGCGACAGCGGCAACCAGGTCTTGAAGAAGTCGGGACTGACCCCCGCCGACGTGGACTGGGTCATTCCGCATCAGGCGAACCTGCGGATCATCGAGGCGGCCGTGCAGCGCTTCGGCATTCCCATGAGCAAGACGGTCGTGAACCTGCACCGCTACGGCAACACGTCGAGCGCCACCGTGGCCCTCGCGCTGCGCGAGGCGGTAGACGACGGCCGCGTGCAGGACGGCCAGCAGCTGCTGCTCGTCGCGTTCGGCGGCGGCCTGAGCTGGGTCGCGGCCACGATGAAATGGTGGGGTGGGGGCCGCTCGCTCGGCGCGCTCGCGGCCCCGCAGGAGGCACACGCATGAAGATCGCCGCTCTTTTTCCGGGCCAGGGGTCGCACGCCGTGGGCATGGGCGTGGACCTCGCCGCCGCCTTTCCCGAAGCCGCCGCCGTCTACACGCAGGCCGAGACCACACTGCCGGGCCTGCGCGCCCTGATCGAGTCCGGCCCGCTGGAGGACCTGACCCTCACAACCAACCAGCAGCCCGCATTGGTCGCGGCGTCGGTGGCGGCCTACCGCGCGTGGCAGGCGCAGACCGGTCTGAAGCCCGACTACGCCGCCGGGCACTCGCTGGGCGAGTATTCGGCCCTGGTGGCGGCGAGCGTCCTGGACCTGTCGGCGGCCCTGCGGCTCACGCGCCTGCGCGGCGAGCTCATGCAGGCGGCCGTGCCGGTGGGCACCGGGGCCATGAGCGCCGTGATGGGCGACCCGGAGACCGTGCGCGAGGTCTGCGCGGCCCTGGAGGGTGTACAGCCCGCCAACTTCAACGCGCCGACCCAGACCGTCATCTCGGGTGAGAAGGCGGCGGTCGAGGTGGCGGGCGCCGAGCTGAAGGCGCGCGGGCTCAAGATCATTCCGCTGAAGGTCAGCGCGCCCTTCCACTGCGCCCTGATGGAGCGCGCGGCCGAGGGCCTGACCCCCGCGCTGGAAGCCGCGCCCTACGGCCCCTATGCTTTCCCGGTCGTGGCGAACGTGACGGCGGAGGCGGGGGCCGACCCTGCGCGGACGGCCGAACTGCTGCGCGCCCAGATCACCGGCAGCGTGCGCTGGGTCGAGTCGGTGCAGGCCCTGGCCGCGCTCGGCGTGGACACCTTCGTCGAGTTCGGCCCTGCCGCGGTCCTGACCGGCCTCGTCAAGCGCATCCTGCCGGACGCCCGCACCCTGAACGTGGGCACGGCCCAGCAGGTGCGCGACTTCACGCTGTAATTCCGGGGCCTTTCCCCCTTCTTTCCGAGGACTTCATGACCGATTCGCAGATTGCCGCTTCCCAGAATTCCAGCACCCCCGACGCCCCCCCCCGCAAGGTCGCCCTCGTGACCGGCAGCAGCCGTGGCCTGGGGCGGGCCACGCTGCTGCGCCTCGCCCAGGACGGCTTCGACGTGGCGGTCCACTACGGCCGCAACGCC belongs to Deinococcus sp. Leaf326 and includes:
- the fabD gene encoding ACP S-malonyltransferase, with translation MKIAALFPGQGSHAVGMGVDLAAAFPEAAAVYTQAETTLPGLRALIESGPLEDLTLTTNQQPALVAASVAAYRAWQAQTGLKPDYAAGHSLGEYSALVAASVLDLSAALRLTRLRGELMQAAVPVGTGAMSAVMGDPETVREVCAALEGVQPANFNAPTQTVISGEKAAVEVAGAELKARGLKIIPLKVSAPFHCALMERAAEGLTPALEAAPYGPYAFPVVANVTAEAGADPARTAELLRAQITGSVRWVESVQALAALGVDTFVEFGPAAVLTGLVKRILPDARTLNVGTAQQVRDFTL
- a CDS encoding beta-ketoacyl-ACP synthase III codes for the protein MKAIGIVAMGIYVPPKVVTNADFEARMDTNAEWIESRTGIRERRHAEPGVYTSDIGVGAVRDLLRRDPDALKDVDTVICATATPDALFPSTAALVAGQVGLTGAGAFDLLAACSGFVYGLSMAQGLILAGTARRVLVIGAEVLTTIVDQEDRNTAILFGDGGGCAVVGEVPDGYGFQDFVLGADSAGGPALYQRCIAPTLPGGAPMGEKAGMNGREVFKFAVRVLGDSGNQVLKKSGLTPADVDWVIPHQANLRIIEAAVQRFGIPMSKTVVNLHRYGNTSSATVALALREAVDDGRVQDGQQLLLVAFGGGLSWVAATMKWWGGGRSLGALAAPQEAHA
- a CDS encoding beta-ketoacyl-ACP synthase III; this encodes MTAPGPAPVSSAPAVGILAVGGYAPAQVVPNAHYAARLETTDEWIRSRSGIRERRHAAPEETASVLGGRAVGDLLTRFPGALEGVDLVICATSSPDAMFPSTAALIAGAAGLRGAAAFDVSVACSGFVYALSVAHAMVVAGTARRALVVGAEVMSRVVDQDDRSTAILFGDGAGAVVVGPVPVGYGVQAFALGADSNGGPSLFLRGAADTLPGGTAMGPHLTQNGREVFKFAVRIMGDMTEEVTRRAGLAVSDIDVFVPHQANVRIIESALERFGLPLERAVVNLDRYGNTSAASIPLALAEAQAQGRMKDGAQVVLAGFGGGLSWGAAALRWWDGGRRGGHTGE